The DNA sequence CCGGCCGAGCCCGCTGCGGCTGAGGGCTCGCCCGCACAGGGTCTGGTTCGTGCCGGGGGTCCAGGCGTGCACGTCGCCGGACGGTTGTCGGACGCCGTCCTCGTCCACCCACTGGCTCGACGCGGCGACGTGCGGCTGGGCACCCATGGCCGAGGTGTACCCCGTCGGGGCGTCCCGCACTCGTCCTCAGTGGACGGTCAGGCGCCGCGCGGCACCGGCACGAGCGCGGCGGCCGTGTACGGCGCGAGGCGGCTCACCAGGTCCTGGCGCCGGTCGCGCGGCGCGCCGGAACGCGGTTCCGGTGTCACTCGCCCCAGGAACAGGGCCCGCGCCCACCGGGCGACCGCCTGCGGCGGCGGCACGACGTCCGATCCGAAGTGCGCCTGCACCAGGACGTCCTCACCGCTGTGCGTCTCGACCGCGGCCGACCAGCCGCGCTCCTCGTCCCACAGCAGTGCCACGTCGCGGTCGGGGAACCCGGGCAACCTGCCTTCCAGCGCCAGGTACGCGCCGGCGGGCCGTTCCGCCTGCACGTACGAGCACTCGCCGGTGAGCCCCAGTTCCTCGGTGACCCGGCGCACGTAGCCGCGAAGGCCCCAGGTGAGGGCGTCGTCGAAATCCAGTTCCACCGCGCATCGCCACCTTTTCCCCCGCTGCGGCGGGGTGTCGACGCGCCGACTGCTTGACGCCCTCCCCGGTTACCCCGACCGGGTGAGCGGCCAACCCTCCGGCTACCACTGTTTCGATTCAGGTGAGGGAGCACCCGGCCGGCCGCCCGGCCGCCCCGCTGCCTCGGCGGGCTCGGTTGACCATGGTGTTCGCGTTCGCGCACAGTAGGGGCGTGCAGAGGGCGCTGGGCATCCTGACCGCGGTGGCGTACGTGACGCTGCCGCTCGGGTCGAAGAGCTTCGAACAGCTCCTCGTACCGACGCTGCTCGTCGGGCTGGCCTACGGTCTGCTCGCGATCTTCGGCTTCCCGTTCGCGCAACGGCGTGGACGCGCCTTCGCCGTCGCCTACGTCCTGGTCCAGTTGCCGTTGGGGTTCCTGCTGTTCGCGCTGTCCGGCGCGGCGGTCGGCGCCGTGCTGCTGCTGGTCGTGCTGGTGGCGCAGGGCGTTCTGCTGCTGCCGCTGCCCGCCGCCGCGGCGGTGGCCGCCGTCATCCCCCTCATCCACGTGGAGATGGCGTGGCCCGACGGGCTGCGCGAAGGGCTGGGCACGTTGGCCGTCACCGCGTTCACGGTCGTCATCACCGAGCTGCTGGTGCGCGAACAACGCGCCCGCGCGGAACTCGCGGTGGCCAACGAACGGCTGCGCGGGTACGCCGCCCAAGCCGAGCAGCTCGCGACCACCCAGGAGCGCAACCGGGTCGCCCGGGACATCCACGACGGGCTCGGCCACCACCTGACCGTCGTGCAGATGCTCGTGCAGGCAGCCCGCGCGGTGATCGACACGGCCGAGCGCGACCGGCTCGACGCGATGCTGGCCAAGGCGCAGGACCAGGCCAAGCAGGCGCTGGCCGAGGTCCGCCGCTCGGTCGCCGCGTTGCGCGAGCCCCGCCCCGAGCCGTTGGTGGACGCGTTGCGGGCGTTGGCGTCCGAGGTCACCGAGGCGGGTGTGCCGACCGGGTTCGAGGTGCTCGGCGCGGCTCGCGACACGCGCGCGGAGGTCGAGGAGTCGTTGTTCCGGGCGGCTCAGGAGGCGTTGACCAACGTGCGCAAGCACGCCGGGGCGACCGCCGCGACCCTCGTGCTCGACTACGGGCGCGGTGACGCGGTCCGCTTGCAGGTCCGCGACGACGGCCGGGGTATGGGCGAGCGGTCGGGTGACGGGTTCGGGTTGGTCGGGCTGGAGGAACGGGTCGCCGGGCTGGGTGGACGGGTGTCGGTCGACTCGGCGACCGGGCGCGGCGTGACGCTGACCGTGGAGGTGCCGGCGTGACCGACTCGCCCGTGCGCGTGCTGATCGTGGACGACCAGGCGTTGTTCCGCGAGGCGCTGGCGACGTTGCTGGAGGTCCAGCCGGAGATCGAGGTGGTCGGCGAGGCGGGTGACGGCGAACAGGCCGTGCGGCTGTGCGCCGAGCTGCGGCCGGACGTCGTGCTGATGGACCTGCGGATGCCGGTGCTGGACGGCATCGCGGCGACCGACCGGTTGCGGCTCGAGCAGCCCGGGGTGCGGGTGCTGGCGCTGACCACGTTCGACGACGACGCCGACGTGTTCGCGGCGGTCCGCGCCGGCGCGCTCGGCTACCTGCTCAAGGACGTCTCGTCGGCCCGCCTGGTCGAGGCGCTGGTCGCGGCACGGCGCGGCGAGTCGGTGTTGCAGCCGTCCGTGGCGGCGAAGCTCGTGGCGCGGGTGGCGCGGCTGCCGCACGACGACGCGCCACCGCGCCGACCGCCCGTGCCGCTGTCGGAACGGGAGCTCGACGTGGTGCGGCTGCTCGCCGAGGGCCGCAGCAACCGCGAGATCGCCGGCACGCTGTACCTGGCCGAGGGCACGGTGAAGAACCTCGTCACCGGCGTGCTGGCCAAGCTCCAGGTCCGCGACCGGACGCAGGCCGCGCTGCGGGCGCGGGAACTCGGGCTCTGCTGAGGGTCATGTGACCTGACGCATGACCTTCGGCACCTGACCCCGCTCCCCCTGCGGCCCAGGATCTTCGTTGCGCACAACGGATCGCGACGGAGGAGCTGTCATGAGTTCGGAGCAGACGATCGCCCGCACGGGCCGCGAGCACTGGTGGCGCTTCGCGCGGCACGCGGCGGAGATGGCCGTGTCCATGGTGGTGGGCATGGTGGCCCTGGAACCGGTCTGGTCGTCCGCGTGGCCGGGACTGGCCGACAACGCCACCGCGCACGTGCTGGTGATGGCCACGAACATGTCGCTGGGCATGGGGCTGTGGATGAGGATCCGGCGGCACGGCTGGGTGGGCATCGCCGGGATGTCGGCCGCGATGTACGCGCCGTTCGTCGTGCTGCTGCCGTTCCACTGGGCGGGCGCGCTGTCCGGGATGGCGCTGATGACCGCCGGGCACGTGCTGATGGTGCCGGCCATGCTGGTCGTGATGTGGCGTCGCCGCCACGAGTACGGGTGCTGACCGGCCATGCGCGCGTTCGCCCGGATCCTGGTGTACCTGCTCGCCGCCCTGGCCCTGCCGACCGCGTTCGGCGCGCCCACCGTCCGCGCCGCGTTCGAGGACTTGACCGCGCCGCGGTCGGACGGCGCGACCCCGGCAAGCCGACCGCCGTCGTCGTGGTGGGCGACCGGGGCGCCGTCGTGTCCGACACCCTCGCACCTTTCGAGGTCCTGGCCACGACCGGCGCGTTCAACGTCTACGCGGTCGCACCGTCGGGCCGGCCCGCGCCGTTGACCGGCGGCCTGGACCTGGTGCCGGACCTGACGTTCGCCGGGCTGGCCGACCTGCTCGGCGGCGCGGCCCCGGACGTGGTGGTCGTGCCCGCCATGCCCGACGTCGGGCAGAGCACGTCCGAGCCGGTCACGGGCTGGCTGGCCCGGCAGGCGGCGGGCGGGTCGCTGCTGCTGAGCGTGTGCAACGGGGCGGGCGTGCTCGCGTCGGCAGGCCTGCTCGACGGGCGTCGCGCGACCGCGCACTGGTTGCGGTTCGACACGTTCGAGGAGGACTACCCGGGGGTCGACTGGGTGCCCGGCACGCGGTACGTGGACGACGGGGACGTGATCAGCACGGCGGGCATCCTGTCCGGCGTCGACGGCACCCTGCGCGTGGTCGAGCGGTTGGTCGGGCCGGAGGCCGCGGCCCGCGCGGCCGAACGGACCGGGTGGCCGCACCACAGCCCGGGCACGGCGGCCTCGATCGAGCAGGCACGGGTGCGGCCGGCCGACGCCGTCGTCGGGCTCAACACGGCGTTCGGCTGGAACCGCGACACGATCGGGGTGCTGCTCACCGACGGCGTCGGCGAGATCGAGCTGGCCTCGGTGTTCGACACCTACGGGCAGTCGCTGGCCGTCCGCACGGTGGCCGTCGCGTCGGGGGCGACGCCGGTGCGGTCGCGGCACGGGCTCACGTTCGCGCCGAGGGGCGAGCCGTCCGCCGACCTGGACCGCCTGGTCGTGCCGGGCGCGGAAGCCGCGCGTCGAGGTGCGGCGGACGTGCACGCCGGCCCGGTCTACCCGCACCGGGAGGGCGGTTTCCCGTTCGACGGCGTGCTGCGCGACCTGGCGCGCACCACGGACGTGGCCACGGCTACGTGGACGGCCAGGGTGCTGGAGTACCCGGTCGACCACCTCGCGCTCAGCGGCCCGGCCTGGCCGTGGACCCGCACGCTGCGACCGCTCGTGCTCGCCCTCCTCGGCGTCCTGGCGGCGTTCGGCCTGTTCCGGCTGGTGCGCGCACGGCGTGCGGTCAGGTCGACACCAGCCGCAGCGCCGCCACGGCCTCGTCCACGGACGCGTGCAGCGGCAGGGTCGAGTCGACCTGGCTGATCTGCAACGGCCGCAGCACCGCGCGGCTGTCGGCCACCACGGCGAACGGGATCCGCAGCCGGAGGGCCCGGTGGTGCGAGTTGACCAGCATCGCGATGCCGACCGAGCCCATGAACTCCACCGCGCTCAGGTCCAGCACCACCCCCGGCGGGCGTGCCTCGAACACGGCGTCGAGTTCGGACACTACCGGCCGGTGGGTGGCGGCGTCGAGGGCGCCGGACACGGCCACCAGGAGGACGCCCCGGTCCAGCACGGTGGTGGTCAGGCGGTGGGCGGGCTCAGTCATGGCGGGCACTCCTCGCGGTGTGGGACCACCGAGACTGCTACCAGGGGGCTCGGGCCGCAAAACCTGGCCGCGGGCGGGCTCACCCGGCCAGGGCGAGCAGGGCCCGGTTGCGCTCGGGGTCGCGCAGCAGGCGCAGGGACTCCTTCTCCAGCTGGCGGACGCGCTCGCGGGTCAGGCCGAGCTCCTCGGACAGCTCCTGCAGGCTGCGCGCACGCCCGTCGGACAGGCCGTAACGCTGGGTGACGATCCGGGCCTGGCGCTCGGGCAGCGTGCCGACCAGGGCCCGCAACTGCTCGGCGAGCTCCTGCTGCTCGACCGCTTCCTGGGCGTCCACCGCCTCCGCGTCCTCGATCAGGTCGGCCACGGACGCGCCGCCGTCGTCACCGATCGGGGTCTCCAGGCTCAGCGCGGCACGGCTCGCGGCCAAGAGGTCGACCACCCTGGTCACCGGCATCTTGACGACCTCGGCGATCTCCTCGGCGGTCGGCTCGCGGTCGGTCTCCAGCCGCAGCCGCTGTTCGGCCTTGCGCAGCTTGCCGACCTCCTCGTGCACGTGCATCGGCAGCCGGATGCTGCGGGTCTGCTCGGCCAGGCCGCGTTCGATGGCCTGGCGGATCCACCACACGGCGTAGGTGGAGAACTTGAAGCCCTTCACGTAGTCCCACTTCTCCACGGCGCGGATCAGGCCGAGGTTGCCCTCCTGCACGACGTCGAGCAGCGGCAGGCCGCGGAACGCGTGCTTCTTGGCCACCGACACCACCAGGCGCAGGTTCGCCCGGATCATGTGGTCCTTCGCCCGCGCGCCCTCGTGCACCACGGTGCGCAGCGCACGGTGACGCCGCGCGTCGACCGGCGGCCCTTCGCCCGCTTCGGCCCGGCGCACCAGTTCGGCGGCGTACACGCCCGCCTCGATGCGCTTGGCCAGGACGACCTCTTCGTCCGCGGTGAGCAGGGGCGTCGACGTGAGCTCGCGAAGGTACCGGCCGACCGGGTCGGTCTCGCGGGAACTCTGCCGAGTGGTCGCGGCGGGCTCGGCCTCGCGGGTGGGGCGGGTCTGGCGGGGCATCTGCACCGTCAACGACATGTCGTCTCCTTGCCGGATCGCACTCGCGCACGGCTGGCCGTGCGTGATTACCAGGGGAATCGCTGGAGGTCATCCGCCGACGCAGCGGCTTCGGACGACTTCGCCCCGCGCACCTCGGGCAGGGCCGACACCCGGTTCAACGGAACGCTTCCGGCTCGTATTCCACGCGACCCCATGGTGTGCGCGAAGGCGTGACGGGGCACACCGGGACTTGGTGTGGTTGTGTTGACCGACGACTTCCAGCGGAGGTGGCCCGTGGCCGAGGACACGACCAGCGATGACCTGGCGGCGCGCCTGAACGAGGTCGCACGCGCCCTGCACCGGCAGGGCAACGCGCAGGACACGCTGGACGAGATCGTGCGCGCGGCGGTGGGCACCATCCCCGGCGCGTGGCACGCCGGGATCATGACGATCATCGGCAAGCGCGACGTGCGGACCGTCGCGG is a window from the Saccharothrix saharensis genome containing:
- a CDS encoding response regulator produces the protein MTDSPVRVLIVDDQALFREALATLLEVQPEIEVVGEAGDGEQAVRLCAELRPDVVLMDLRMPVLDGIAATDRLRLEQPGVRVLALTTFDDDADVFAAVRAGALGYLLKDVSSARLVEALVAARRGESVLQPSVAAKLVARVARLPHDDAPPRRPPVPLSERELDVVRLLAEGRSNREIAGTLYLAEGTVKNLVTGVLAKLQVRDRTQAALRARELGLC
- a CDS encoding sigma-70 family RNA polymerase sigma factor, which produces MSLTVQMPRQTRPTREAEPAATTRQSSRETDPVGRYLRELTSTPLLTADEEVVLAKRIEAGVYAAELVRRAEAGEGPPVDARRHRALRTVVHEGARAKDHMIRANLRLVVSVAKKHAFRGLPLLDVVQEGNLGLIRAVEKWDYVKGFKFSTYAVWWIRQAIERGLAEQTRSIRLPMHVHEEVGKLRKAEQRLRLETDREPTAEEIAEVVKMPVTRVVDLLAASRAALSLETPIGDDGGASVADLIEDAEAVDAQEAVEQQELAEQLRALVGTLPERQARIVTQRYGLSDGRARSLQELSEELGLTRERVRQLEKESLRLLRDPERNRALLALAG
- a CDS encoding sensor histidine kinase; translation: MQRALGILTAVAYVTLPLGSKSFEQLLVPTLLVGLAYGLLAIFGFPFAQRRGRAFAVAYVLVQLPLGFLLFALSGAAVGAVLLLVVLVAQGVLLLPLPAAAAVAAVIPLIHVEMAWPDGLREGLGTLAVTAFTVVITELLVREQRARAELAVANERLRGYAAQAEQLATTQERNRVARDIHDGLGHHLTVVQMLVQAARAVIDTAERDRLDAMLAKAQDQAKQALAEVRRSVAALREPRPEPLVDALRALASEVTEAGVPTGFEVLGAARDTRAEVEESLFRAAQEALTNVRKHAGATAATLVLDYGRGDAVRLQVRDDGRGMGERSGDGFGLVGLEERVAGLGGRVSVDSATGRGVTLTVEVPA
- a CDS encoding DJ-1/PfpI family protein, encoding MSDTLAPFEVLATTGAFNVYAVAPSGRPAPLTGGLDLVPDLTFAGLADLLGGAAPDVVVVPAMPDVGQSTSEPVTGWLARQAAGGSLLLSVCNGAGVLASAGLLDGRRATAHWLRFDTFEEDYPGVDWVPGTRYVDDGDVISTAGILSGVDGTLRVVERLVGPEAAARAAERTGWPHHSPGTAASIEQARVRPADAVVGLNTAFGWNRDTIGVLLTDGVGEIELASVFDTYGQSLAVRTVAVASGATPVRSRHGLTFAPRGEPSADLDRLVVPGAEAARRGAADVHAGPVYPHREGGFPFDGVLRDLARTTDVATATWTARVLEYPVDHLALSGPAWPWTRTLRPLVLALLGVLAAFGLFRLVRARRAVRSTPAAAPPRPRPRTRAAAGSSRPG
- a CDS encoding DUF6292 family protein, with amino-acid sequence MELDFDDALTWGLRGYVRRVTEELGLTGECSYVQAERPAGAYLALEGRLPGFPDRDVALLWDEERGWSAAVETHSGEDVLVQAHFGSDVVPPPQAVARWARALFLGRVTPEPRSGAPRDRRQDLVSRLAPYTAAALVPVPRGA
- a CDS encoding STAS domain-containing protein produces the protein MTEPAHRLTTTVLDRGVLLVAVSGALDAATHRPVVSELDAVFEARPPGVVLDLSAVEFMGSVGIAMLVNSHHRALRLRIPFAVVADSRAVLRPLQISQVDSTLPLHASVDEAVAALRLVST